A stretch of Cyanobacterium sp. HL-69 DNA encodes these proteins:
- the wcaF gene encoding putative colanic acid biosynthesis acetyltransferase WcaF: MTNHEPITPSKNQNPVLDTEPWFNLSKYNQNHFDRGKPLWFILLWWIVEGIIFPLTPHNFNGVRRTLLKLFGAKVGKQVVIRSSARFLYPWKVEIGDYSWIGDRTYFYSLDKIIIGSHTVISQHSYLCTGSHDYNQTTFDLITSPIMIGNGVWVASDCFIAPGVKIGANTIIGTRSTVLHNIPSTKIAWGSPCKVKCDRKPPHNVNG; this comes from the coding sequence ATGACTAATCACGAACCTATTACCCCCAGCAAAAACCAAAATCCTGTCCTCGATACTGAGCCTTGGTTTAATCTGAGTAAATATAACCAAAACCATTTTGATAGGGGAAAACCTCTATGGTTTATCTTGTTATGGTGGATAGTAGAAGGGATTATCTTTCCCCTGACTCCTCACAATTTTAATGGAGTGAGACGGACATTATTAAAACTTTTTGGGGCAAAAGTTGGTAAACAGGTAGTTATTCGCTCTAGTGCTAGATTTTTATATCCTTGGAAGGTGGAAATCGGTGATTATAGTTGGATAGGCGATCGCACTTACTTTTATAGTTTAGATAAAATTATCATTGGCTCTCACACTGTCATTTCTCAACATAGCTACCTTTGCACAGGAAGCCATGATTATAACCAAACTACCTTCGACTTAATAACATCTCCTATTATGATCGGTAACGGGGTTTGGGTTGCCAGTGATTGCTTTATCGCTCCCGGAGTCAAAATTGGCGCTAATACGATTATCGGGACCCGTAGTACTGTTTTACATAACATTCCCAGTACTAAAATCGCTTGGGGTAGCCCTTGCAAGGTAAAGTGCGATCGAAAACCTCCCCATAATGTCAATGGGTAA
- a CDS encoding Cyanobacteria-specific protein — MSQALEIPNLDTLAQELAAIQQTSSKKIALLGSRHVPITHLHLIEMMSYALVLGGNRLITSGAAGTNSAAIRGAMRADPNLLTVILPQSLDRQPKESQEQLQKVIHLVENPDHNHLSLGEASADCNREIISRCQQLICFAFHDSHTLMKTCEEAEEQRKVVTLFYFD, encoded by the coding sequence TTGAGTCAAGCATTAGAAATTCCAAATTTAGACACCCTAGCACAAGAACTAGCAGCTATTCAGCAAACTAGCTCCAAAAAAATCGCTTTGCTAGGTTCACGCCATGTTCCAATAACTCATTTACACCTAATTGAGATGATGAGTTACGCCCTTGTATTGGGTGGTAACCGTTTGATAACCTCTGGGGCGGCAGGAACCAATTCTGCCGCTATTAGAGGAGCCATGAGGGCTGACCCTAATCTTTTGACGGTAATTTTACCTCAGAGCCTAGATCGTCAGCCCAAGGAGTCTCAAGAACAACTACAGAAGGTAATTCACTTGGTAGAAAATCCAGATCATAATCATCTCTCTTTGGGGGAAGCGAGTGCGGATTGTAACAGAGAAATTATTTCTCGTTGTCAACAGCTAATCTGTTTTGCTTTTCATGACAGTCATACTCTTATGAAAACTTGCGAAGAAGCGGAGGAGCAAAGAAAGGTTGTTACGTTGTTTTACTTTGATTAG
- the rdgB gene encoding dITP/XTP pyrophosphatase RdgB: MRKLVLATSNQGKLKEIESYLQGLDIELVLKPKDLEVEETGSTFMENAILKASQVALAMGEWAIADDSGLMIDVLDGAPGLFSARYAPTPEECIDRVLKELEGENNRQGQFVCAVAIASGDGKIILQSEGICRGEILTQRKGQGGFGYDPIFYVPKIGQTFAEISSETKDKISHRGLALESLLPQLKELLS, translated from the coding sequence ATGAGAAAGTTAGTATTGGCGACAAGTAATCAGGGAAAACTAAAGGAAATAGAAAGTTATTTGCAGGGGTTAGATATTGAATTGGTTTTAAAGCCAAAAGATTTAGAAGTAGAAGAAACTGGCTCAACTTTTATGGAAAATGCTATCTTAAAAGCGAGTCAAGTGGCTTTAGCTATGGGAGAATGGGCGATCGCCGATGACTCTGGTTTAATGATTGATGTTTTAGACGGAGCACCCGGGCTTTTTTCGGCACGGTATGCCCCCACACCAGAAGAATGTATCGACCGAGTTTTAAAGGAATTGGAAGGGGAAAATAATCGTCAAGGTCAATTTGTGTGCGCCGTGGCGATCGCCTCTGGGGATGGTAAAATTATCTTGCAAAGTGAAGGAATCTGTCGAGGGGAAATTTTAACCCAAAGAAAAGGACAAGGAGGTTTTGGTTATGACCCTATTTTTTATGTGCCAAAAATTGGGCAAACTTTTGCCGAAATTTCCTCCGAAACAAAAGATAAAATTAGTCATCGGGGACTTGCCTTAGAAAGTCTATTACCTCAATTAAAAGAACTTCTTTCTTAG
- a CDS encoding two-component signal transduction system histidine kinase / response regulator — MYRILIVEDELIAAESLSLDLKKLGYEVIGIVSTGPKAIQKAQDSSPDLVLMDIMLKGSMDGITAAHEIYRLLKIPIIYLSAYADAQTLKRAQKIPAYGYLVKPYKIADITTTITIALSKFEEDSRTESNLLKQQKLNQIKTQALATASHDLRAPLTSILGYTELIKDYGDKLSADKKERYFNFIKSAIVEMNDSLEDLLLISKAEEGKITLYPDQFDLVQFLQSLIDEQNNLTDKHTINFHCQESAYEAYLDRKMLHHILNNLISNAIKYSPDGGDIDLTLCCEPDNILLTIEDYGIGIPDNYKHKLFQLFERADNVAGIKGNGLGLSIVKKAVEIHGGEITVESEENKGTKFSINIPKIYYSEL, encoded by the coding sequence ATGTATAGAATTCTGATAGTTGAAGATGAGCTAATTGCGGCCGAAAGTCTTTCTCTCGATCTCAAAAAACTCGGATACGAAGTAATTGGTATCGTTAGCACTGGACCAAAAGCCATTCAAAAAGCGCAAGATTCTTCACCTGACTTAGTTTTGATGGATATAATGCTTAAAGGCTCTATGGACGGTATTACGGCGGCTCATGAAATTTATCGCCTCCTCAAAATTCCCATCATTTATTTAAGCGCCTATGCCGATGCTCAAACCTTAAAAAGGGCGCAAAAAATTCCAGCCTATGGATACCTAGTCAAGCCTTACAAGATTGCTGACATTACTACTACTATTACCATCGCCTTATCTAAATTTGAAGAAGATTCCCGCACAGAGTCTAATTTACTAAAGCAACAAAAATTAAATCAAATCAAAACCCAAGCCCTGGCAACTGCTTCCCATGATTTACGAGCGCCCCTTACCAGTATTTTGGGATATACCGAATTAATAAAAGACTATGGGGATAAATTATCCGCTGATAAAAAAGAAAGGTACTTTAATTTTATCAAAAGTGCGATCGTCGAAATGAATGATTCTCTCGAAGATTTATTACTAATTAGTAAAGCAGAAGAAGGAAAAATAACCCTATATCCAGACCAATTTGATTTAGTACAATTCCTACAAAGTTTGATAGATGAACAGAATAATTTAACCGATAAACATACTATTAATTTTCACTGTCAAGAGTCTGCTTACGAGGCTTACCTAGATAGGAAAATGTTACATCATATCCTCAATAACTTAATTTCTAATGCTATTAAATATTCTCCTGATGGAGGAGATATTGACCTAACCTTATGTTGTGAACCAGATAATATTTTACTTACTATAGAAGACTATGGCATTGGTATTCCTGATAATTATAAACATAAATTATTTCAGTTATTTGAAAGGGCTGATAATGTGGCAGGAATTAAAGGTAATGGTTTAGGTTTATCTATTGTTAAAAAAGCTGTAGAAATTCATGGGGGAGAAATTACTGTGGAAAGTGAAGAAAATAAAGGTACTAAATTTAGTATCAATATTCCCAAAATTTATTACAGTGAATTATGA
- the selD gene encoding selenophosphate synthase SelD, whose product MKQLVLVGGGHSHAIALKMYYDNPIKNVKITLINEVKKTPYSGMLPAHIAGYYNFHQTHINLEKLAQKTNSNLMVDQVIDINPTQQKVYCLSGNTIKYDLLSIDIGSTPDDSQIKGAKEYAIRAKPVPTLLEKWEAIINDLNNNPNQNITLNIIGGGAGGVELALNMHKRLTDIVTAKQVNINIINRGQVLLNSHNIRASKLFNNLLEKKDINIILETEIVEICSDKVITKKGNIIKGDYTFLVTNASPASWLKNTGLSIDKKGFILVKNTLQTLSHDNIFATGDIATIKDNPSPKAGVFAVRQGKPLYNNWRLLLEGKSLNSYYPQSFYLSLIGTGDKKAVAIWGNCAYLSKVFWYLKDYIDKKFMEQFSS is encoded by the coding sequence ATGAAACAATTAGTTTTAGTTGGCGGTGGACATAGCCATGCGATCGCCCTTAAAATGTATTATGATAACCCTATTAAAAATGTTAAAATAACCTTAATTAATGAAGTAAAAAAGACTCCCTATTCAGGAATGCTTCCTGCTCACATAGCAGGGTATTATAACTTTCATCAAACCCATATCAACCTAGAAAAATTAGCCCAAAAAACTAACAGTAACTTAATGGTTGATCAAGTAATAGACATTAATCCGACACAACAAAAAGTTTATTGCTTATCAGGAAACACCATTAAATATGACCTTTTATCCATCGACATTGGTAGTACCCCCGATGATAGTCAAATAAAAGGAGCAAAAGAATATGCCATTAGGGCAAAACCTGTGCCAACTTTACTAGAAAAATGGGAAGCAATTATTAATGATTTAAATAACAATCCTAATCAAAATATTACCTTAAATATTATTGGAGGGGGTGCAGGAGGGGTCGAACTTGCTCTTAATATGCACAAAAGATTAACTGATATTGTAACAGCAAAACAAGTAAATATTAATATTATCAATAGAGGTCAAGTATTATTAAATAGTCATAATATACGTGCTAGTAAACTTTTTAATAACCTTTTAGAAAAAAAAGATATTAATATCATCTTAGAGACAGAAATAGTAGAAATTTGCTCAGATAAAGTTATTACAAAAAAAGGAAACATTATTAAAGGAGATTATACCTTTTTGGTTACTAATGCTTCCCCCGCATCATGGCTAAAAAATACAGGTTTAAGCATTGATAAAAAAGGATTTATTTTAGTCAAAAATACCCTACAAACCCTATCCCATGACAATATTTTTGCTACAGGAGACATCGCCACCATCAAAGATAATCCTAGCCCCAAGGCGGGAGTTTTTGCAGTTAGACAAGGTAAACCGTTATATAACAACTGGCGATTACTATTAGAAGGAAAAAGCCTTAATTCTTATTATCCCCAATCTTTTTATTTAAGTTTGATTGGTACTGGGGACAAAAAAGCAGTAGCTATTTGGGGGAATTGTGCTTATTTATCTAAGGTTTTTTGGTATCTAAAGGATTACATTGATAAAAAATTTATGGAGCAATTTTCCAGCTGA
- the murG gene encoding UDP-N-acetylglucosamine--N-acetylmuramyl-(pentapeptide) pyrophosphoryl-undecaprenol N-acetylglucosamine transferase MurG, producing the protein MSDHKSKLLIAASGTGGHLFPALAVAQELSSYEIQWLGVPNRLETSIVPDFYPLRTVDIDGFQTKFGVKTVFLFAKMLRAIAFTYKLIKREKIDLVFTTGGYISAPAILGAKLAKVPVILHESNYIPGKVTKLLGKQCNLVGIGFEGTKKYLPKTKTQWVSTPVRQEFLSPETLDFKIPDSVPVIVAMGGSQGAVALNKLVRQCAPYWLKNGWYIVHLTGNRDDDFGTFEHPNYIEMTFYDNMAGLLNRADFAISRSGASALTELAITKTPSVLIPFPFAAEDHQFFNAQVFAQENAAVLFRQNDLTPDVLEKTVTNLIKDKVKLKQMSNNCKKLALFDSAKILAKIIKSMDVSRH; encoded by the coding sequence GTGTCTGATCATAAGTCGAAACTGTTAATCGCTGCCAGTGGCACTGGGGGACATTTATTTCCTGCCCTTGCTGTTGCCCAAGAATTGTCTAGCTACGAGATTCAATGGTTAGGGGTGCCAAATCGCCTTGAGACTTCCATAGTGCCTGATTTTTATCCTTTACGCACTGTTGATATTGATGGTTTTCAAACTAAGTTTGGGGTTAAAACTGTTTTTCTCTTTGCCAAAATGCTAAGGGCGATCGCCTTTACTTATAAACTAATAAAAAGGGAAAAAATAGACTTAGTATTCACCACAGGGGGTTACATCTCCGCACCTGCTATTTTGGGGGCAAAACTAGCCAAAGTTCCTGTAATTTTGCACGAATCAAACTACATACCAGGTAAAGTAACCAAACTGTTAGGAAAACAATGCAACCTAGTGGGCATCGGTTTTGAAGGCACAAAAAAATATTTACCAAAAACAAAAACCCAATGGGTAAGCACCCCTGTGCGCCAAGAATTTTTATCCCCTGAAACCCTAGATTTTAAAATCCCTGACAGTGTGCCTGTAATTGTGGCCATGGGAGGCTCTCAGGGAGCCGTAGCCCTTAATAAATTAGTGAGACAGTGCGCCCCTTATTGGTTGAAAAATGGTTGGTATATAGTCCATTTAACGGGGAATAGAGATGATGATTTTGGTACATTTGAACATCCCAACTATATCGAAATGACCTTTTATGACAATATGGCAGGGTTGTTAAATCGGGCAGATTTTGCCATTAGTCGCTCTGGGGCTAGTGCTTTGACGGAATTGGCAATCACGAAAACTCCTTCGGTGTTGATTCCTTTTCCCTTTGCTGCTGAAGACCATCAATTTTTTAATGCTCAAGTCTTTGCCCAAGAAAACGCAGCGGTATTATTTCGTCAAAATGATTTAACTCCCGATGTCTTGGAAAAAACCGTTACGAACTTAATTAAGGATAAGGTTAAGTTAAAGCAGATGAGTAATAATTGTAAAAAATTAGCCTTGTTTGATAGTGCGAAAATTTTAGCGAAAATCATCAAATCAATGGATGTTTCTCGGCATTAA
- the hisH2 gene encoding alternative histidinol phosphatase HisH2, protein MIYFWQQVYNFCQHITTRIGDKLLEDFAKLEPTRKADGSLVTAADKWADKEIRDAIKQCFPTHGILTEETEHLLPMNDWCWVIDPIDGTTNFTRGIPIWGISIGLLFKGTPVFGFVHFPQIQQTYHGYYYDDTGLTGPKGAYLNGDRIYTSTADASMNHIFTLCARSTEVLTRYFPCKIRLTGVASYNMLLVACGAALGAVEATPKIWDIAGAYPILRAAGGQLVHLEPDPVFPLPQGVDYSHRGFPSLCVAHPKLINEFKPLVEFIGEKALQHSPS, encoded by the coding sequence ATGATCTACTTTTGGCAACAAGTATATAATTTTTGTCAGCATATTACCACCCGTATCGGAGACAAGTTATTAGAAGACTTTGCCAAATTAGAACCCACTCGCAAAGCCGATGGTAGCCTCGTTACCGCCGCTGATAAGTGGGCAGATAAAGAAATTAGAGACGCCATCAAGCAATGTTTCCCTACCCATGGCATTCTTACCGAAGAAACCGAGCATCTACTACCCATGAATGATTGGTGTTGGGTAATTGATCCCATTGATGGTACTACCAACTTTACCAGAGGAATTCCCATCTGGGGTATTTCCATCGGACTACTCTTCAAAGGTACCCCCGTATTTGGTTTTGTTCATTTTCCCCAAATCCAACAAACCTACCACGGTTATTATTATGACGACACAGGCTTAACAGGGCCAAAAGGTGCATATCTAAATGGAGATCGCATCTACACCAGCACCGCCGACGCTAGTATGAACCACATCTTCACCCTCTGTGCCAGAAGCACCGAAGTTCTTACCCGTTACTTCCCCTGCAAAATCAGACTCACAGGAGTCGCCAGTTATAATATGCTACTCGTTGCCTGTGGTGCCGCCCTAGGAGCCGTAGAAGCCACCCCCAAAATTTGGGACATAGCAGGAGCCTACCCCATCCTCAGAGCCGCAGGAGGACAATTAGTACACCTAGAACCTGACCCCGTCTTTCCCCTTCCCCAAGGAGTTGATTACAGCCATAGAGGATTTCCCTCCCTCTGTGTTGCCCATCCCAAACTCATCAACGAATTTAAACCCCTCGTTGAATTTATCGGCGAAAAAGCTCTTCAACACTCCCCATCCTAG
- a CDS encoding serine/threonine protein kinase, bacterial codes for MNSRESSAENLLVQRYQLLEIVGSGAMGKVYRAKDKASRQSTVAVKILAKALDDMKMIDRFQQEATISALLSEICPNIVRVSDYGIDQNKIPFYVMELLEGENLADFIEFHTISLETFFHLTRQICLALETAHNGIIFHGKVCPVIHRDLKPTNIFVIDGDDGKEKVKILDFGIAKLAQEEEHNNQEEFVGTPRYASPEQLQGYDVDNRADIYSLGIIMYEMLTKKLPWQLEHNSVGEWYKAHVEIPPNDLPPELDIPSELRELIMQCLKKIPRYRPQNVGEIRQKLDLMGRKIFNFSPFPDSTSSGSSQTTYLLTNTIEEKKEDLNSFLLKSKWPANKPQQKIVFPRVTKYENEQVLTLCTMLDDDDIDHRMTNVRYSRFIFQSYPYPMILWLTVLYSHDLGARWLPCYLDLKTNMGQQIANLLSDSKKYYLLFFPLNKSNKCINFLPFKVMLKQRTNIKQWVSVSNMLNIEDKRQALVSKKKLQSDLEAMKVDILKDLEVNNDDEINA; via the coding sequence ATGAACAGTAGGGAGTCATCCGCCGAAAATTTGTTAGTGCAGCGCTATCAACTACTGGAAATAGTAGGCTCAGGAGCTATGGGCAAGGTCTATCGTGCCAAAGATAAAGCCTCCCGACAAAGCACTGTGGCTGTAAAAATATTGGCGAAAGCTCTCGATGATATGAAGATGATAGATAGATTCCAGCAAGAGGCTACCATTAGCGCCTTATTATCAGAAATCTGTCCCAATATCGTTAGAGTAAGTGACTATGGCATTGACCAAAATAAAATTCCCTTTTATGTGATGGAATTATTAGAAGGGGAAAACCTTGCTGATTTTATTGAATTCCATACTATCTCTCTCGAAACTTTTTTTCATTTGACTCGTCAAATTTGCCTTGCCCTAGAAACTGCCCATAATGGCATTATTTTCCATGGTAAAGTATGCCCCGTTATCCATAGAGACTTAAAACCTACTAATATTTTTGTCATTGATGGTGATGACGGTAAAGAAAAAGTAAAAATTCTTGACTTTGGTATTGCCAAGTTGGCTCAAGAGGAGGAACATAATAACCAAGAAGAATTTGTTGGCACTCCTCGCTATGCTTCCCCTGAACAGTTGCAAGGGTATGATGTGGATAACCGAGCCGATATTTATAGTTTGGGTATCATCATGTATGAGATGTTAACCAAAAAATTACCTTGGCAGCTAGAACATAACTCTGTGGGAGAATGGTATAAGGCTCATGTAGAAATTCCTCCCAATGATTTACCCCCTGAGTTGGATATTCCCTCAGAGTTAAGGGAGTTAATTATGCAATGTTTAAAAAAAATTCCCCGATATAGGCCGCAAAATGTGGGAGAAATAAGACAAAAGTTAGATTTAATGGGTCGTAAAATTTTTAATTTTAGTCCTTTTCCTGATTCAACTTCTAGTGGTAGCAGTCAAACTACTTACTTATTAACTAATACAATTGAGGAAAAGAAAGAAGACTTAAATTCTTTTTTATTAAAAAGTAAATGGCCAGCGAATAAACCTCAACAGAAAATTGTCTTTCCTCGTGTCACAAAATACGAAAATGAACAAGTCCTTACCCTTTGTACTATGTTAGATGATGATGATATTGACCATAGAATGACCAATGTTCGCTACAGTCGTTTTATTTTCCAAAGTTATCCTTATCCGATGATTTTGTGGTTGACTGTTTTGTATAGTCATGATTTGGGAGCTCGTTGGCTTCCTTGTTATTTAGATTTAAAAACTAATATGGGTCAGCAAATTGCTAATTTATTGAGTGATTCTAAGAAATATTATCTTCTGTTTTTTCCTCTTAATAAATCAAATAAGTGTATTAATTTTTTACCTTTTAAGGTAATGCTTAAACAACGTACTAATATTAAGCAATGGGTTTCTGTGAGTAATATGCTTAATATTGAAGATAAACGTCAAGCTCTAGTTAGTAAGAAAAAATTACAGTCAGATTTAGAAGCGATGAAAGTAGATATTTTAAAGGATTTGGAGGTTAATAATGATGATGAAATCAATGCTTAA
- a CDS encoding CAB/ELIP/HLIP-related protein — translation MAKTQPTTTPNVQEPKFGFNGYAEKLNGRAAMIGFIITLGIEYATGQGLLAWLGLV, via the coding sequence ATGGCAAAGACTCAACCTACCACCACCCCTAATGTACAAGAGCCTAAGTTCGGTTTTAATGGCTACGCAGAAAAGTTGAACGGTAGAGCCGCAATGATTGGTTTTATTATTACCCTAGGTATTGAATACGCCACAGGACAAGGCTTACTCGCTTGGCTTGGTCTAGTATAG
- the nth gene encoding endonuclease III Nth, whose translation MRLIKKRKAQEILSILKTLYPDATCSLDYETPVQLLVATILSAQCTDERVNKVTPNLFAQFPDAPSLAHGHREEIETLIHSTGFFRNKAKNIQGACLKIVDEFNGEVPQTMKELLTLPGVARKTANVVLAHAFGIIEGVTVDTHVKRLSNRLGLTKNSQPVQIEKDLMKLLPQPEWENFSISIIYHGRAVCNARKPQCDVCQLAELCSFYKKNHKKAS comes from the coding sequence ATGAGACTGATAAAAAAAAGAAAAGCTCAAGAAATTCTTTCTATCCTAAAAACCCTTTATCCCGATGCCACCTGTAGCTTGGACTATGAAACCCCCGTTCAACTCCTCGTTGCCACCATCCTCTCTGCCCAGTGTACCGATGAACGAGTAAATAAAGTTACCCCTAACCTGTTTGCTCAATTTCCCGATGCCCCCAGCCTTGCCCATGGCCATAGGGAAGAAATAGAAACACTGATCCACTCTACAGGTTTTTTTCGTAACAAAGCCAAAAATATCCAAGGTGCCTGTCTCAAAATTGTCGATGAATTTAACGGAGAAGTACCTCAAACCATGAAAGAATTACTCACCCTTCCTGGGGTAGCTCGAAAAACAGCTAATGTAGTTCTTGCCCATGCCTTTGGTATTATTGAAGGTGTTACCGTGGATACCCATGTAAAGAGACTTAGTAACCGCTTAGGGTTAACCAAAAATAGCCAACCCGTACAAATCGAAAAAGATTTGATGAAATTATTACCCCAACCAGAATGGGAAAACTTTTCTATCAGTATTATCTATCACGGTAGGGCTGTATGTAACGCTAGAAAGCCCCAATGTGATGTGTGTCAACTAGCCGAACTATGTTCTTTTTATAAAAAAAACCATAAGAAAGCATCTTAA
- the ftsH gene encoding cell division protease FtsH, with amino-acid sequence MSKENKKWRNVGLYAILAVVVVALATAFLDRPQEQQSSWKYSQFINEVETNRVERVQLSADRSQAMATARDGQRFLVNLPNDPQLVDILSENRVDISVVPQSDESFWFRAISSLFFPVLLLVGLFFLLRRASSGPGSQAMNFGKSKARVQMEPQTQVTFADVAGIEQAKLELTEVVDFLKNGERFTAIGAKIPKGVLLVGPPGTGKTLLAKAVAGEAGVPFFSISGSEFVEMFVGVGASRVRDLFEQAKQSAPCIVFIDEIDAVGRQRGAGLGGGNDEREQTLNQLLTEMDGFEGNTGIIIVAATNRPDVLDSALLRPGRFDRQVVVDRPDFAGRSEILGVHAQGKTLAKDVDLDKIARRTPGFTGADLSNLLNEAAILAARRNLTEISMDEINDAIDRVLAGPEKKNRVMSEKRKTLVAYHEAGHALVGALMPDYDPVQKISIIPRGRAGGLTWFTPSEDRMESGLYSRSYLQNQMAVALGGRIAEEIIFGEEEVTTGASNDLQQVARVARQMITRFGMSDRLGPVALGRQSGNVFMGRDIASDRDFSDTTASTIDEEVTQLVERAYQRAKEVLVQNRLILDKIAEMLVEKETVEADELQEILNSSDIKMAAIV; translated from the coding sequence GTGAGCAAAGAAAATAAAAAATGGCGTAACGTAGGACTATACGCGATACTTGCAGTCGTAGTCGTTGCGTTAGCCACAGCGTTTTTAGATCGCCCACAGGAGCAACAGTCAAGCTGGAAATATAGCCAGTTCATCAACGAAGTAGAAACCAACCGAGTAGAAAGGGTACAGCTAAGTGCCGATCGCTCCCAGGCCATGGCCACAGCAAGGGATGGACAAAGATTCTTAGTAAATCTACCCAACGATCCTCAATTAGTAGATATTCTTTCCGAAAACAGAGTAGATATTTCCGTTGTCCCCCAAAGTGATGAAAGTTTCTGGTTTAGAGCCATCAGTAGTCTTTTCTTCCCTGTACTGCTCTTGGTCGGTCTATTCTTCCTCCTCCGCCGTGCATCCAGTGGTCCTGGCTCCCAAGCCATGAACTTTGGTAAATCAAAAGCCAGAGTGCAAATGGAGCCTCAAACCCAAGTTACCTTCGCCGATGTAGCGGGTATTGAACAAGCGAAATTAGAACTTACCGAAGTGGTGGACTTCCTCAAAAACGGTGAAAGATTCACCGCCATCGGTGCAAAAATTCCTAAAGGTGTTCTTTTAGTAGGACCCCCAGGAACAGGTAAAACCCTTCTGGCCAAAGCAGTAGCGGGTGAAGCTGGAGTACCTTTTTTCAGCATCTCAGGTTCTGAGTTTGTAGAAATGTTTGTAGGGGTTGGTGCGTCCAGAGTCCGTGACTTATTTGAACAAGCAAAACAGAGCGCCCCTTGTATCGTCTTCATCGATGAGATTGACGCAGTAGGTCGCCAAAGAGGAGCAGGTTTAGGTGGTGGTAATGATGAAAGAGAACAAACCCTCAACCAACTTCTAACAGAAATGGATGGTTTTGAAGGCAATACTGGTATAATCATTGTTGCTGCTACTAACCGCCCTGATGTTCTTGACTCAGCTTTGTTACGTCCGGGACGTTTTGATCGTCAAGTGGTAGTAGATCGCCCTGATTTCGCTGGTAGATCTGAGATTTTGGGAGTTCACGCCCAAGGAAAAACCCTAGCCAAAGACGTTGACCTTGACAAAATCGCTCGTCGGACCCCTGGATTCACTGGGGCTGACCTTTCTAACCTACTCAACGAAGCCGCTATTTTAGCCGCTCGTCGTAACCTCACCGAAATTTCTATGGACGAAATCAATGATGCCATTGATCGTGTATTAGCAGGTCCGGAGAAGAAAAATCGTGTCATGAGTGAAAAACGTAAAACCCTCGTGGCATACCATGAAGCTGGACACGCCCTAGTGGGTGCATTAATGCCAGATTATGATCCTGTACAAAAAATCAGCATTATTCCTCGTGGACGTGCTGGGGGACTAACTTGGTTCACCCCTAGTGAAGATCGCATGGAGTCTGGGTTATATTCTCGCTCTTATCTTCAAAACCAAATGGCTGTTGCCCTTGGTGGACGTATTGCCGAGGAGATCATTTTCGGTGAAGAAGAAGTAACCACTGGTGCTTCTAATGACTTACAACAGGTGGCAAGGGTTGCCCGTCAGATGATTACTCGTTTTGGTATGAGCGATCGCCTCGGGCCTGTAGCTCTAGGTCGTCAGAGTGGTAACGTATTTATGGGAAGAGACATCGCCTCTGATCGTGACTTCTCTGATACTACCGCATCTACCATTGATGAAGAAGTAACTCAATTAGTAGAAAGAGCTTATCAAAGAGCCAAAGAGGTTTTAGTTCAAAACCGTCTTATCCTCGACAAAATAGCAGAAATGTTAGTAGAAAAAGAAACCGTTGAGGCTGACGAATTACAGGAAATCCTCAATAGTAGCGATATAAAAATGGCTGCGATCGTCTAA